One region of Chlorobiota bacterium genomic DNA includes:
- a CDS encoding metal ABC transporter permease, which translates to MDLNAFWIILTGALAAGACALVGSFLVLRKMAMLGDAISHAVLPGIAIAFFLTGSRAPLPMLIGAGVLGVAASVMIEALHRSGKLQQDASIGITFTWLFAVGVILISLFAGAVDLDQDCVLYGEIAYVPLDLITTGSGASLGPRAVWVVGGIFLLNLVFVVAFFRRLTIVSFDPALAASLGISTALWHYALMGMVSLTTVASFESVGAILVVAMLIAPAATAYLLTERLKRMLVLSVASGVLSAVGGYYLAALLDGSVAGAMAVVAGVQFALAAIASRWWAIKEQKSAARSHLPEIGEQLPAAGG; encoded by the coding sequence ATGGACCTCAACGCATTCTGGATTATTCTTACTGGCGCGCTGGCGGCGGGGGCTTGCGCGTTGGTGGGATCGTTTTTGGTGCTGCGGAAAATGGCGATGCTGGGGGATGCGATTAGCCACGCCGTGCTTCCCGGGATTGCCATTGCCTTTTTCCTGACCGGAAGCCGCGCGCCGTTGCCGATGCTGATTGGCGCGGGGGTGCTGGGGGTTGCCGCCTCGGTGATGATCGAGGCGCTTCACCGCAGCGGAAAATTGCAGCAGGATGCCTCGATTGGCATCACCTTCACGTGGCTGTTTGCTGTTGGGGTGATCCTGATCTCACTCTTTGCCGGCGCGGTGGACCTGGACCAGGATTGCGTGCTGTATGGTGAGATTGCCTACGTCCCGCTGGACCTGATCACCACCGGAAGCGGCGCAAGCCTTGGGCCGCGTGCGGTGTGGGTGGTGGGTGGAATCTTCCTGCTGAACCTTGTGTTTGTGGTGGCGTTCTTCCGGCGGCTGACCATCGTCTCGTTCGACCCCGCGCTGGCCGCCTCGCTTGGGATTTCCACCGCGCTGTGGCACTACGCGTTGATGGGGATGGTCTCGCTTACCACCGTTGCTTCGTTCGAGTCGGTGGGGGCAATTTTGGTGGTGGCAATGTTGATTGCCCCGGCGGCCACCGCCTACCTTCTTACCGAGCGATTGAAACGAATGCTTGTTCTTTCGGTGGCTTCGGGGGTTCTTTCGGCGGTTGGTGGATACTATCTTGCAGCACTTCTTGATGGATCGGTTGCCGGAGCAATGGCAGTGGTTGCCGGGGTGCAGTTTGCGCTGGCGGCGATTGCAAGCCGATGGTGGGCGATAAAGGAGCAGAAATCCGCGGCGCGAAGCCATTTGCCCGAAATCGGAGAACAGCTGCCAGCGGCTGGCGGATAA
- a CDS encoding heme-binding domain-containing protein: protein MKKALKWIGIGLLAAFVIIQFFRPERENPASIAGQSIWADPTMTPKVEQILRRSCNDCHSNETVWPWYSNIAPVSWLVAHDVEEGRKHLNFSTWLTRPAEKREHKLEEIAEEVQKREMPLPIYLITHGDAALSNEDVAALKEWSDYARRQLTAPPAPSPTTADSGAIPEKSAELKKMEEKREFIPEHHR from the coding sequence ATGAAAAAAGCCTTGAAGTGGATCGGCATTGGCCTGCTTGCTGCCTTCGTCATCATTCAATTCTTCCGTCCCGAACGCGAAAACCCGGCCAGCATTGCCGGCCAAAGCATCTGGGCCGATCCCACAATGACCCCAAAAGTGGAGCAGATACTGCGCCGCTCCTGCAACGATTGCCACTCCAACGAAACCGTCTGGCCCTGGTACAGCAACATCGCCCCTGTCTCCTGGCTTGTGGCGCATGATGTGGAAGAAGGGCGGAAGCATCTCAACTTCTCCACGTGGCTTACCCGCCCCGCCGAAAAACGGGAGCATAAGTTGGAGGAGATTGCCGAAGAAGTTCAGAAACGGGAGATGCCGCTGCCGATCTATCTTATCACCCACGGCGACGCAGCACTGAGCAACGAAGACGTAGCGGCCCTGAAAGAATGGAGCGATTATGCCCGCCGCCAACTAACCGCTCCACCCGCGCCAAGCCCAACAACAGCCGACTCGGGGGCAATCCCAGAAAAAAGTGCCGAGCTGAAGAAAATGGAAGAGAAGCGGGAGTTTATCCCCGAGCATCACCGCTAA